A single window of Cryptococcus tetragattii IND107 chromosome 4 map unlocalized Ctg04, whole genome shotgun sequence DNA harbors:
- a CDS encoding DNA repair protein RAD5, producing the protein MSAEASPETGQLRTKSSPGLFFPATDSEDEEQDDAPLTTAQPTQSTSSKPSFNIASSSRLQGESATKASTAISEASSSANAQNDSDDDFSIVGHNPASSHPQRPSVGPQRKRSLQQAHSNNCRSSSSPAPPASVIPADFRKGFLGEFVCEGWSLSKGRGYCSPGTKIVIERPKNKSGDVDTLKSGRNGSGPVRLVNGKVVGGIKSKQMTLGSMMAKKVEPAKKVKATTDQIIRFRNERGFVGRLSIQEAGFLTHLLDTGVIHLSGNVIDCPQTLTTGCTILLSIKVYLTRKAFENFGRQQREEHFSFWQDQRETAVEEAMRLRKDSLRSLFERIGLKPIQSSALSKVTPIQGVLNGQKGSDLEGPRPRSYSNIATAGEKGKGRAAAPALDDDGEDSGDEAEKLDEEQMNEIDSIYRKAQQGDTRLDEMDPPSTFLYTLRPYQKQALTWMNAREKGDSSVREGSLHPLWEEYLFKKDQLPGEPIEISDDDEPSDSTRKFYWNPYSGELSLNFPTSKNLSRGGILADAMGMGKTCMMASLIHTNREEKLATNFEPQNKDEMEGETDEEPASKRIKFKQVTLSNQWRAVPTAPKVESSTRATLVVCPVSLAAQWHDELRKMSQQGSINSYMWYGGDRVDIEALLAGEGKERVDVIVTSYGTLSSEYQKWLRNKDKPNYEGGSVYDHEFLRIVLDEAHNIRNRLAVVSKACYELKGQRRWALTGTPIVNRLEDLYSLLHFLRVTPWGDYSFFRSFVTVPFLNQDHKALNVVQYILESCLLRREKTMRDKDGRLIVDLPPKTVEIKVLKFSRTERQIYKFLEERAKKRFIELDADGRAMSNYTSILAMLMKLRQCVDHPLLVLGKSGEDGELGEKILESGAGNDEVNLRDMIAMYAGGVRAETPEDVDKAYAAKVLKELGEQEDTPICELCSNEMFDEVLLPCYHRSCQDCIVEWIGRCEDQNKMASCPSCGKGPIRLADLRSVQRRHKRVNPITSAYSAGRDQNSKLSNETPVTLGKVDLVTSTKLRAMLRQLEEMRQQDPKAKALVFSQFTSFLDLIETTLTKQGIRWLRFDGTMSQAQRASTIEEFGRKTNEPLILLISLKAGGVGLNLTMANYVFLMDTWWNEAIEQQAIDRVHRLGQNKPVYVTRYIIKGTVEKRIMKIQRSKTALVNASLSKGAKTKETTLADIKRIFGVDEEDSEEEVY; encoded by the exons ATGAGCGCCGAAGCCTCTCCAGAAACAGGACAATTGAGGACAAAGTCTTCCCCGggcctctttttccctgcCACGGActcagaagatgaagagcaagaCGATGCCCCCCTAACTACTGCCCAACCGACTCAGAGCACCAGCTCCAAGCCCAGCTTCAATatcgcttcttcctctagACTCCAAGGTGAAAGTGCGACTAAGGCTTCTACTGCTATAAGCGAAGCATCCTCCTCTGCGAATGCCCAGAACGATAGTGACGATGATTTTTCTATCGTGGGGCATAACCCAGCTTCATCACATCCGCAGAGGCCAAGTGTCGGTCCgcaaaggaaaagaagtctTCAGCAGGCGCATTCAAATAATTGCCgctcgtcatcatcacctgcTCCACCGGCCTCAGTGATACCTGCTGACTTTAGGAAAGGATTTCTAGGCGAATTTGTATGTGAAGGCTGGAGCCTTTCCAAGGGCCGCGGATATTGTTCACCGGGCACCAAAATCGTCATCGAAAGACCCAAAAACAAATCCGGGGATGTTGACACTCTGAAATCAGGGCGAAACGGCAGTGGACCTGTGAGACTTGTCAATGGAAAGGTAGTGGGTGGAATAAAATCGAAGCAAATGACGCTGGGATCAATGATGGCAAAAAAGGTGGAA CCTGCCAAGAAAGTGAAAGCAACCACAGATCAAATCATACGATTCAGGAATGAACGTGGTTTTG TTGGAAGATTATCAATTCAGGAAGCTGGTTTCCTTACGCATCTCTTAGATACTGGCGTCA TCCATCTTAGCGGCAATGTCATTGACTGCCCTCAAACTCTTACCACAGGGTGCACCATCTTACTCAGCATCAAGGTATATTTAACTCGGAAAGCGTTTGAAAACTTTGGGAGACAGCAAAGAGAGGAACATTTTTCATTTTGGCAAGATCAACGAGAGACGGCCGTGGAAGAGGCAATGCGTCTGAGGAAGGATTCGCTGAGGTCCCTTTTTG AGCGTATTGGGCTGAAGCCCATCCAGTCAAGTGCCCTTTCAAAAGTAACACCAATTCAGGGAGTCTTGAATGGGCAAAAGGGATCCGATCTAGAGGGGCCAAGACCAAGATCTTATTCAAATATTGCAACTGCTGgggaaaaaggcaaaggtCGGGCGGCTGCTCCTGCTCTGGACGATGACGGAGAAGATAGTGGAGATGAGGCAGAAAAGTTGGATGAGGAACAAATGAATGAGATTGACTCAATTTATCGAAA ggctCAGCAAGGCGACACCCGCTTAGACGAGATGGACCCTCCTTCGACATTCCTGTACACCCTTCGTCCATACCAAAAGCAGGCCTTGACGTGGATGAACGCCAGAGAAAAGGGCGACTCTAGTGTTCGGGAGGGAAGTTTGCACCCTCTGTGGGAAGAGTACTTGTTCAAGAAAGATCAGCTACCTGGGGAGCCCATCGAGATTtctgacgatgatgagccatCCGATTCTACGCGAAAGTTTTACTGGAATCCTTATAGCGGCGAACTCAGTCTTAACTTCCCTACTTCCAAAAATCTTTCCCGGGGGGGCATCCTTGCTGATGCGATGGGCATGGGAAAAACCTGTATGATGGCTTCCTTGATCCATACCAATCGCGAGGAGAAACTGGCTACAAACTTTGAGCCACAGAAcaaagatgagatggaaggagagactgaCGAGGAGCCTGCTTCCAAACGTATCAAATTCAAACAAGTCACCCTTTCCAACCAATGGCGTGCTGTGCCAACAGCCCCTAAAGTTGAATCATCCACCCGCGCCACCTTAGTAGTCTGCCCTGTTTCCCTCGCGGCACAATGGCATGACGAACTTCGGAAGATGTCACAACAAGGTTCAATCAACAGTTACATGTGGTATGGGGGCGACAGGGTGGATATTGAGGCTCTGTTAgcaggggaaggaaaagagagggtgGATGTCATCGTGACTTCATATGGAACTCTTTCAAGTGAATATCAGAAGTGGCTGAGAAACAAAGACAAGCCCAACTATGAAGGTGGAAGCGTATATGATC ATGAATTTCTCCGCATTGTCCTTGATGAGGCCCATAACATCAGGAACCGTTTAGCCGTGGTTTCAAAAGCCTGCTATGAGCTCAAAGGCCAAAGGCGTTGGGCTTTGACCGGTACCCCTATTGTGAATCGTCTGGAAGATTTGTATTCGTTATT ACATTTCCTACGCGTTACACCTTGGGGTGATTATTCGTTTTTCCGAAG CTTTGTCACTGTCCCTTTTTTGAATCAAGATCATAAAGCTCTCAATGTCGTTCAATACATCCTGGAATCATGCCTCTTGCGCCGAGAAAAGACCATGAGGGATAAGGACGGGCGCCTCATCGTCGATCTTCCCCCAAAGACT GTGGAAATCAAAGTGTTAAAGTTCTCCAGGACCGAAAGACAGATATACAAGTTTCTTGAGGAGAGGGCGAAGAAACGATTCATCGAGTTGGACGCAGATGGAAGAGCCATGTCAAATTACACTTCCATCTTGGCTATGCTTATGAA ACTCCGCCAGTGTGTCGATCACccccttcttgtccttggaaaatcaggagaagacgggGAACTAGGCGAAAAGATTTTGGAGTCTGGTGCGGGAAATGACGAAGTCAACCTTCGTGACATGATCGCCATGTATGCCGGAGGCGTTAGAGCAGAGACTCCTGAAGACGTAGACAAAGCCTATGCGGCTAAAGTCCTGAAGGAACTGGGGGAACAAGAGGACACGCCCATCTGCGAACTTTGTTCAAATGAAATGTTTGATGAGGTTTTATTGCCTTGTTACCACAGAAG TTGCCAGGATTGTATAGTGGAGTGGATAGGTAGATGTGAAGATCAGAACAAGATGGCCAGTTGCCCGTCTTGTGGCAAAGGTCCAATTAGGCTTGCCGACCTTCGTTCCGTCCAACGCCGTCACAAGCGTGTCAATCCCATCACTAGTGCTTACTCTGCCGGACGCGATCAAAACTCAAAATTGAGCAATGAGACGCCCGTTACCTTGGGAAAAGTAGACTTAGTTACAAGCACGAAGCTCAGAGCGATGTTAAGACagttggaagaaatgaggCAACAGGAtccaaaggcaaaggcCCTGGTTTTTTCGCAGTTTACGTCTTTCCTAG ATTTGATCGAAACAACACTTACTAAGCAAGGTATACGTTGGCT TCGGTTTGACGGTACTATGAGTCAAGCGCAACGTGCTAGCACCATTGAAGAGTTCGGCCGCAAAACGAATGAGCCCTTGATTTTGCTTATATCTCTCAAGGCTGGGGGCGTTGGTCTCAATTTGACGATGGCTAACT ATGTGTTTTTGATGGACACTTGGTGGAATGAGGCTATCGAGCAACAGGCGATTGACCGTGTCCATCGATTAGGGCAAAACAAACCGGTTTACGTCACAAGGTATATCATCAAAGGTACCGTCGAGAAGCGGATCATGAAGATTC AACGTTCGAAAACTGCTTTGGTGAACGCTTCCTTGTCTAAAGGCGCCAAAACTAAGGAAACGACGTTAGCAGATATCAAGAGGATCTTCGGAGTGGACGAAGAGGAcagcgaggaagaggtttaTTAA
- a CDS encoding Ras-like protein, protein MSKAQFLREYKLVVVGGGGVGKSALTIQFIQSHFVDEYDPTIEDSYRKQCIIDEEVALLDVLDTAGQEEYGAMREQYMRTGEGFLLVYSITSRSSFEEVSTFHQQILRVKDKDYFPVVVVANKCDLEYERQVQPHEGRDLAKRFNAQCIETSAKQRVNVDEAFIAVVRAIRRYQKESGPPQAMNAPTKSQTGAVGGRAAEKDDHVDRGCCRGCVVL, encoded by the exons ATGTCCAAA GCCCAATTTTTGCGTGAATATAAACTAGTCGTcgttggtggaggtg GTGTTGGAAAGTCTGCCTTGACGATCCAATTCATCCAGTCACAT TTTGTCGATGA ATATGACCCTACTATCG AGGATTCTTACCGTAAACAATGTATCATCGACGAAGAGGTCGCTTTGTTGGACGTGTTGGATACCGCCGGTCAAGAGGAATACGGTGCTATGCGAGAACAATATATGAGGACTG GAGAGGGTTTCCTCCTTGTTTACTCCATTACTTCCAGGAGCTCTTTCGAAGAAGTATCCACATTCCACCAACAAATTTTGCGC GTTAAAGATAAGGATTACTTCCCAGTAGTTGTAGTAGCGAACAAGTGTGATTTGGAGTACGAAAGACAGGTCCAGCCACATG AGGGTCGTGACTTGGCTAAAAGGTTCAACGCCCAATGTATCGAAACATCCGCCAAGCAACGAGTAAATGTAGATGAGGCCTTCATTGCCGTCGTCCGAGCCATCAGAAGATACCAAAAG GAGTCTGGTCCTCCTCAGGCTATGAATGCTCCCACCAAATCTCAGACTGGCGCTGTCGGTGGTCGTGCAgctgaaaaggatgatCACGTCGATAGGGGATGCTGTAGAGGATGCGTCGTCCTCTAA